A genomic region of Halomonas aestuarii contains the following coding sequences:
- a CDS encoding cupin domain-containing protein: MNLHIPTACAATFVVALGVPVLAAGDSTPLLKTELQGVDGMEVNIVNFEVGSDWVTDRHIHPGHLFVYVTEGTLEVAVEGQEPRTISAGEVFHERPDQPMVGRSVSAEGAKFTVFQIGPTGEPIMVSRPE, from the coding sequence ATGAACCTGCACATCCCTACCGCCTGTGCCGCGACATTCGTCGTGGCGCTGGGCGTCCCCGTGCTGGCGGCCGGGGATTCCACCCCGCTGCTCAAGACCGAGCTCCAGGGCGTCGACGGCATGGAGGTCAATATCGTGAACTTCGAGGTCGGCTCCGACTGGGTCACCGACCGCCACATCCACCCGGGACACCTGTTCGTCTACGTGACCGAGGGCACGCTGGAGGTCGCGGTCGAGGGGCAGGAGCCTCGCACCATCTCGGCGGGCGAGGTCTTCCATGAGAGGCCCGACCAGCCGATGGTCGGGCGCAGTGTCAGCGCCGAGGGGGCCAAGTTCACGGTCTTCCAGATCGGACCGACCGGCGAGCCCATCATGGTGTCTCGACCGGAGTGA
- a CDS encoding DMT family transporter: MLGHTLPVTRFPWHGAGAAGLAVVLWALVPLLVNAAGELPPLRLSALALLAGALGTLPMARRRHRRESTGSREHGEGVRSLVVKGLVVKGLVAKGMAVQDMVLKGLVMKDLAVHAGGALLVAGAVGACFAAFDRVPTAEAALITYTWPVIFLLANRWLVLRRLPLATLGGALLAFSGAALLVVPQALSGGISGAWAGYLLAFGAALCWALFSLASQVSDYRLGERMPHLLLSASVMTGVASLVLEGVSALPSPPVMMACAALGLGPYGIAMLAWDRALGDPQAHRLGNLAHAVPVLATLFLVMAGVTAPDWRLPLAACLVLWGSLTASAR; the protein is encoded by the coding sequence ATGCTGGGCCATACGTTACCCGTCACCCGTTTTCCCTGGCACGGTGCCGGCGCCGCCGGCCTCGCCGTGGTGCTCTGGGCACTGGTGCCCCTGCTGGTGAATGCCGCCGGGGAGCTGCCGCCGCTGCGCCTCTCGGCCCTGGCGCTGCTGGCCGGGGCACTCGGCACCCTGCCCATGGCGCGCCGCAGGCATCGGCGCGAGTCGACAGGCAGCCGGGAGCATGGCGAAGGCGTGCGTAGCCTCGTGGTGAAGGGCTTGGTGGTGAAGGGCCTGGTGGCGAAGGGCATGGCGGTGCAGGACATGGTGCTCAAGGGCCTAGTGATGAAGGACCTGGCGGTGCATGCCGGGGGAGCGCTGCTGGTGGCCGGGGCGGTGGGCGCCTGCTTCGCCGCCTTCGACAGGGTCCCGACCGCCGAGGCGGCCCTGATCACCTACACCTGGCCGGTGATCTTCCTGCTGGCGAACCGTTGGCTGGTGCTGCGGCGCCTGCCGCTGGCCACCCTGGGCGGCGCCCTGCTGGCCTTCTCGGGGGCCGCCCTGCTGGTGGTGCCCCAGGCGCTGTCGGGAGGCATCTCCGGGGCCTGGGCCGGCTACCTGCTGGCGTTCGGGGCGGCGCTGTGCTGGGCGCTCTTCTCGCTGGCCAGCCAGGTCTCGGACTATCGCCTCGGCGAGCGCATGCCACACCTGCTGCTGAGCGCCAGCGTGATGACCGGCGTCGCGAGCCTGGTGCTGGAGGGGGTGAGCGCGCTGCCCTCGCCGCCGGTCATGATGGCCTGCGCGGCCCTGGGCCTGGGACCCTACGGCATCGCCATGCTCGCCTGGGACCGCGCCCTGGGCGACCCCCAGGCACATCGCCTCGGCAACCTGGCCCACGCCGTGCCGGTGCTGGCCACGCTCTTCCTGGTGATGGCCGGGGTCACCGCACCCGACTGGCGGCTGCCGCTCGCCGCCTGCCTGGTGCTGTGGGGAAGCCTCACGGCCTCGGCGCGCTGA
- a CDS encoding LysR substrate-binding domain-containing protein — protein sequence MRAPTLDLGLLRTLVAVADTGSVTAAARRLAYTQSTVSMQLQRLESALDVALHEREGRRLRFTAEGERLLGHARRLLALNDEALADMRTRPVTGELNLGIPEDYASLLTSVFSWFHQLYPEVRLQVTCGTSANLMERVRADELDLALVTRQRRSPGGEMIRREPLAWAVGLQHQPSLTDPLPLALYSPGADLFREVAEQALAAAGRDWRVAYTSQSMAGLGPVVQAGLAIVVVTRSMLTPQLRALDESSGLPPLPAVELALHRAARRPTEPARRLAELIREQLALGAG from the coding sequence ATGCGTGCCCCGACCCTCGACCTCGGCCTGCTGCGGACCCTGGTGGCGGTTGCCGATACCGGCAGCGTAACCGCCGCGGCGCGGCGCCTGGCCTACACCCAGTCCACCGTCAGCATGCAGCTGCAGCGCCTGGAGAGCGCGCTGGACGTGGCCCTCCACGAGCGGGAAGGGCGTCGGCTGCGCTTCACCGCCGAGGGCGAGCGACTGCTGGGCCATGCCCGCCGCCTGCTGGCGCTCAACGACGAGGCGCTCGCCGACATGCGCACGCGCCCGGTCACCGGGGAGCTGAACCTGGGAATTCCCGAGGACTACGCCAGCCTGCTCACCTCGGTGTTCTCCTGGTTTCACCAGCTCTATCCCGAGGTGCGCCTGCAGGTGACCTGCGGCACCAGTGCCAATCTCATGGAGCGGGTGCGCGCCGACGAGCTGGACCTGGCGCTGGTGACCCGCCAGCGCCGTTCGCCGGGCGGCGAGATGATCCGCCGCGAGCCGCTGGCCTGGGCGGTGGGGCTGCAGCACCAGCCCTCGCTCACCGACCCGCTGCCGCTGGCGCTCTACTCGCCCGGGGCCGACCTGTTCCGTGAGGTGGCGGAGCAGGCACTGGCCGCCGCGGGCCGCGACTGGCGGGTGGCCTACACCAGCCAGTCCATGGCCGGCCTGGGGCCGGTGGTGCAGGCGGGCCTGGCCATCGTGGTGGTGACCCGCAGCATGCTCACGCCCCAGCTGCGCGCCCTCGACGAGTCGAGCGGCCTGCCCCCGCTGCCGGCCGTGGAGCTGGCGCTGCACCGCGCCGCCCGGCGGCCCACCGAGCCGGCCCGGCGGCTGGCCGAGCTGATCCGCGAGCAGCTCGCCCTCGGGGCGGGGTGA
- the dctP gene encoding TRAP transporter substrate-binding protein DctP → MNAKLTPVAAAAALTLAFASSASAETVLRASHQFPGGQGDVRDEMVQMIAKEVEAADVDLKIQVYPGQSLFKAKEQWGALVRGRLDMTSLPLDYASGRHPEFSATLMPGLVRNHERAQRLNDSEFMGMIKEVINDAGARVLADAWLAGGFASDIRCITSPDTVEGQTMRAAGPAFDEMLATAGASITSMPSSDIYTAMQTGVLDGANTSSGSFVSYRIYEQVSCLTAPGENALWFMYEPILISEQSWEGLTEEQQQALTAAGEKAEAYFAKEAAALDQKMVDVFEENGVEVVQMSPEDYQAWLDIAKESSYKTFAENVPNGQALIDAALAVE, encoded by the coding sequence ATGAATGCCAAGCTCACCCCCGTGGCGGCCGCCGCCGCGCTGACCCTCGCCTTCGCCTCCTCCGCCAGCGCCGAGACCGTGCTGCGCGCCTCCCACCAGTTTCCGGGCGGCCAGGGTGACGTGCGCGACGAGATGGTCCAGATGATCGCCAAGGAGGTCGAGGCCGCCGACGTCGACCTCAAGATCCAGGTCTATCCCGGGCAGTCGCTGTTCAAGGCCAAGGAGCAGTGGGGCGCCCTGGTGCGGGGCCGCCTCGACATGACTTCCCTGCCGCTCGACTACGCCAGCGGTCGCCACCCGGAGTTCTCGGCCACCCTGATGCCGGGCCTGGTGCGCAACCACGAGCGCGCCCAGCGCCTCAACGACTCCGAGTTCATGGGCATGATCAAGGAGGTCATCAACGACGCCGGCGCCCGCGTACTGGCCGATGCCTGGCTGGCCGGCGGCTTCGCCTCCGACATTCGCTGCATCACCTCGCCGGACACCGTCGAGGGGCAGACCATGCGCGCCGCCGGTCCGGCCTTCGACGAGATGCTGGCCACCGCCGGGGCCTCGATCACCTCGATGCCCTCTTCCGATATCTACACCGCGATGCAGACCGGGGTGCTCGACGGGGCCAACACCTCCTCCGGCTCCTTCGTCTCCTACCGCATCTATGAGCAGGTCAGCTGCCTGACCGCCCCCGGCGAGAACGCCCTGTGGTTCATGTACGAGCCGATCCTGATCTCCGAGCAGAGCTGGGAAGGCCTCACCGAGGAACAGCAGCAGGCCCTGACCGCGGCCGGCGAGAAGGCCGAGGCCTACTTCGCCAAGGAAGCCGCGGCGCTCGACCAGAAGATGGTCGACGTGTTCGAGGAGAACGGCGTCGAGGTGGTGCAGATGTCGCCGGAGGACTACCAGGCCTGGCTGGATATCGCCAAGGAGAGCTCCTACAAGACCTTCGCCGAGAACGTCCCCAACGGGCAGGCACTGATCGACGCGGCCCTGGCCGTCGAGTGA
- a CDS encoding methylated-DNA--[protein]-cysteine S-methyltransferase, whose protein sequence is MSTEALDYYRPPRSDALGLIRVRANDAGLTEIDFVDREDEAPRPNPLTTRAIAQLAEYFDGRRHTFDLPLAAEGTDFQQRVWSALATIPFAETRNYAEIAEQLHCRGGQRAVGAANGRNPLAIVVPCHRVIGSDGSLTGYAGGIGRKQWLLAFEAGEVPLELT, encoded by the coding sequence ATGAGCACCGAGGCACTCGACTACTACCGGCCGCCCCGCTCCGACGCCCTGGGCCTGATCCGCGTTCGCGCCAACGACGCCGGACTCACCGAGATCGACTTCGTCGACCGCGAGGACGAGGCCCCCCGGCCCAACCCGCTGACGACGCGTGCCATCGCCCAGCTTGCCGAGTACTTCGACGGGCGCCGCCATACCTTCGACCTGCCGCTGGCGGCCGAGGGCACCGACTTCCAGCAGCGGGTATGGTCGGCACTGGCCACCATCCCGTTCGCCGAGACGCGCAACTACGCCGAGATCGCCGAGCAGCTCCACTGCAGGGGCGGCCAGCGTGCCGTGGGCGCCGCCAATGGCCGCAACCCGCTGGCCATCGTGGTGCCCTGCCACCGGGTGATCGGCAGCGACGGGAGCCTGACCGGCTATGCCGGCGGCATCGGCCGCAAGCAGTGGCTGCTCGCCTTCGAGGCGGGCGAGGTCCCGCTGGAACTCACCTGA
- a CDS encoding TRAP transporter large permease, which yields MDPVTSGILIVVALFVLMAIGTPIAFALGGVSLAALMLNQGMSELTYFGETFFGSLASFGFVAIPMFILMGAAVASSPTGRDLYRSLDLWLGRVPGGLAISNIGACSIFAALSGSSPATSAAIGKLGIPEMRKRGYPDGVAAGCIAAGGTLGILIPPSVTMIVYGISTETSIGRLFIAGAVPGLMLAVLFMIWTLIACKLAGGYGTPSPLTAAANQVKENVEGNMKALVRVLPFLVVVTGILFALYGGVATPSEAAGAGAFLCLALAIVVYRMWQVKPLKVVFRDALRESVMIMLIIACAEIFAYALSSLFITQTVAGAIADLEVNRWVLMGIINLFLLVAGFFLPPVAVIVMTAPILLPIILAANFDPYWFAVVLTINLEIGLITPPVGLNLFIIKGIAPDIALKDILLGSLPYALCMVLGIVLLCLFPGIATWLPDLIMN from the coding sequence ATGGACCCGGTAACCAGCGGAATCCTCATCGTCGTGGCGCTGTTCGTGCTGATGGCCATCGGTACCCCGATCGCCTTCGCCCTGGGTGGCGTCTCCCTGGCCGCGCTGATGCTCAACCAGGGCATGAGCGAGCTGACCTATTTCGGCGAGACCTTCTTCGGCAGCCTCGCCTCCTTCGGCTTCGTCGCCATCCCCATGTTCATCCTGATGGGCGCCGCCGTGGCCTCCTCGCCGACCGGCCGCGACCTCTATCGCTCGCTGGACCTGTGGCTCGGCAGGGTCCCGGGGGGGCTCGCCATCTCCAACATCGGCGCCTGCTCGATCTTCGCCGCCCTCTCGGGCTCCTCGCCGGCCACCAGCGCGGCGATCGGCAAGCTCGGCATTCCCGAGATGCGCAAGCGCGGCTATCCCGACGGCGTGGCCGCGGGCTGCATCGCCGCGGGCGGCACCCTGGGCATCCTGATCCCGCCCTCGGTCACCATGATCGTCTACGGCATCTCCACCGAGACCTCCATCGGCCGACTGTTCATCGCCGGCGCCGTGCCCGGGCTGATGCTCGCGGTGCTGTTCATGATCTGGACGCTGATCGCCTGCAAGCTGGCCGGCGGCTACGGGACCCCGAGCCCGTTGACCGCGGCGGCGAACCAGGTGAAGGAGAACGTCGAGGGCAACATGAAGGCCCTGGTGCGCGTGCTGCCCTTCCTGGTGGTGGTCACTGGCATCCTCTTCGCCCTCTACGGCGGGGTCGCCACGCCCTCCGAGGCGGCGGGTGCCGGCGCCTTCCTGTGCCTGGCGCTGGCCATCGTGGTCTACCGCATGTGGCAGGTGAAGCCGCTCAAGGTGGTCTTCCGCGACGCCCTGCGCGAGAGCGTGATGATCATGCTGATCATCGCCTGCGCGGAGATCTTCGCCTATGCGCTCTCCTCGCTGTTCATCACCCAGACCGTGGCCGGCGCCATCGCCGACCTGGAGGTCAACCGCTGGGTGCTGATGGGCATCATCAACCTCTTCCTGCTGGTGGCCGGCTTCTTCCTGCCCCCGGTGGCGGTGATCGTGATGACCGCGCCGATCCTGTTGCCGATCATCCTGGCGGCCAACTTCGACCCCTACTGGTTCGCGGTGGTGCTGACCATCAACCTGGAGATCGGCCTGATCACGCCACCGGTGGGCCTGAACCTGTTCATCATCAAGGGGATCGCCCCGGACATCGCCCTGAAGGACATCCTGCTCGGCAGCCTCCCCTATGCGCTGTGCATGGTGCTCGGCATCGTGCTGCTGTGCCTCTTCCCGGGCATCGCCACCTGGCTGCCCGACCTGATCATGAACTGA
- a CDS encoding protein adenylyltransferase SelO, protein MFPEFTLRYARLPERFYTPFDPVPVKAPKLVAFNRPLAESLGFDLAAFDEALDEGQAAEAFAGNAVPEGAEPLAQAYAGHQFGHFNPRLGDGRAVLLGEVTDREGRLRDIQLKGAGCTPFSRGADGRAPLGPVLREYLVSEAMHTLGIPTTRALAAVTTGERVFRRVPEPGAVLTRVASSHLRVGTFQYFSARGDEEAVRILADLAIERHYPDLAALPPETRYLALAEAVLARQARLVAGWMGLGFIHGVMNTDNTSVAGETIDYGPCAFMEAYDPEQVFSSIDEGGRYAYRNQPWIAQWNLARFAETLIPLIDDDSDRAVERATALIKAYPDRYEAEWLAVMREKLGLEQAEEGDRELVETFLEALQAGRADFTLSFRTLADAVESGAGEGEGEAALLGLFESREAIEAWLTRWRERLAREAADPAAIATRLRSVNPLYIPRNHKVEEALAAAAEGDFAPFEALREVLARPFEAQPGREAYAMPAPATEAVFRTFCGT, encoded by the coding sequence ATGTTTCCCGAGTTCACCCTGCGCTACGCCCGCCTGCCGGAACGCTTCTATACCCCCTTCGACCCCGTGCCGGTGAAGGCCCCGAAGCTGGTGGCCTTCAACCGGCCGCTGGCCGAGTCGCTGGGCTTCGACCTGGCCGCCTTCGACGAGGCCCTCGATGAGGGGCAGGCCGCCGAGGCGTTCGCCGGCAATGCCGTGCCGGAAGGTGCCGAACCGCTGGCCCAGGCCTATGCCGGCCACCAGTTCGGCCACTTCAACCCGCGCCTGGGCGATGGCCGGGCGGTGCTGCTGGGCGAGGTGACCGACCGCGAGGGCCGATTGCGCGATATCCAGCTCAAGGGCGCCGGCTGCACGCCCTTCTCACGCGGCGCCGACGGGCGGGCGCCCCTCGGCCCGGTGCTGCGCGAGTACCTGGTCAGCGAGGCGATGCACACCCTGGGGATTCCCACCACCCGCGCCCTGGCCGCGGTGACCACCGGCGAGCGCGTCTTTCGCCGGGTGCCCGAGCCCGGCGCCGTGCTGACCCGGGTGGCCTCGAGCCACCTGCGCGTGGGCACCTTCCAGTACTTCTCCGCCCGCGGCGACGAGGAGGCCGTGCGCATCCTCGCGGACCTGGCCATCGAGCGGCACTATCCGGACCTCGCCGCGCTGCCCCCGGAGACGCGCTACCTGGCGCTGGCGGAGGCCGTCCTGGCGCGCCAGGCCCGGCTCGTGGCCGGCTGGATGGGGCTGGGCTTCATCCATGGCGTGATGAACACCGACAACACCTCGGTCGCCGGCGAGACCATCGACTACGGGCCCTGTGCCTTCATGGAGGCCTACGATCCCGAGCAGGTGTTCAGCTCCATCGACGAGGGTGGCCGGTACGCCTACCGCAACCAGCCCTGGATCGCCCAGTGGAACCTGGCGCGCTTCGCCGAGACCCTGATCCCGCTGATCGACGACGATTCGGATCGCGCCGTTGAGCGCGCCACGGCGCTGATCAAGGCCTATCCCGACCGGTACGAGGCCGAGTGGCTGGCGGTGATGCGCGAAAAGCTGGGCCTCGAGCAGGCAGAGGAGGGTGACCGCGAGCTGGTGGAAACCTTCCTCGAGGCCCTGCAGGCGGGGCGCGCCGACTTCACCCTGTCCTTCCGCACCCTGGCCGATGCCGTCGAGTCCGGCGCGGGCGAGGGTGAAGGCGAGGCTGCGCTGCTGGGGCTCTTCGAGTCCCGCGAGGCCATCGAGGCCTGGCTGACTCGCTGGCGCGAACGGCTGGCCCGGGAGGCGGCCGACCCGGCGGCGATCGCCACACGGCTGCGTTCGGTCAACCCGCTCTATATCCCGCGCAACCACAAGGTGGAGGAGGCCCTGGCCGCCGCGGCCGAGGGCGATTTCGCCCCCTTCGAGGCCCTGCGCGAGGTGCTGGCGCGTCCCTTCGAGGCGCAGCCCGGTCGCGAGGCCTATGCCATGCCGGCTCCGGCCACCGAGGCGGTCTTCCGCACCTTCTGCGGGACCTGA
- a CDS encoding malonyl-CoA decarboxylase, translating to MNISFLQELFSNITRRDALLRRRTRGRTPYVHTQLLEACRALLQSDGEASSIAMASRALDIYAGLDATEKKRFFERLTVEFSADPAAVDEAYAAYRESRDNRDLQVLFDACEPSRQELLRRLNLTSGGTHELVHMREDLLELLRESPELRALDADFAHLFGSWFNRGFLVLKRMDWNTPAAILEKLIRYEAVHEIHDWNDLRRRLDDRDRRCFAFFHPAIGDEPLIFVEVALHKGLPDQIQAILDPATYDIEDPEAADTAAFFGISNCQTGLRGISFGNFLIKQVVQELKQELPDLKHFVTLSPVPGFRAWLEATHLKADGDKPSRLDAESRALLEELDDPEWPKDKERSERLRDLIRPLAARYLLEEKNAKGLPLNPVARFHLGNGAELHRLNWLGDVSPKGMQQSAGLMVNYLYVLDDIERNHEQYTTSGTIAHSSAVRDLNRRARKLLKGEPAK from the coding sequence ATGAACATCAGCTTTCTGCAGGAGCTCTTCAGCAACATCACCCGGCGTGATGCCCTGCTCCGGCGGCGGACGAGGGGGCGGACTCCCTACGTCCACACCCAGCTGCTCGAGGCCTGCCGGGCCCTGCTGCAGAGCGACGGCGAGGCCTCCAGCATCGCCATGGCGAGCCGCGCCCTGGACATCTACGCCGGGCTCGACGCCACAGAAAAGAAGCGCTTCTTCGAGCGCCTGACCGTGGAATTCTCCGCCGACCCGGCGGCGGTGGACGAGGCCTACGCCGCCTATCGCGAGAGTCGCGACAACCGGGACCTGCAGGTGCTCTTCGATGCCTGCGAGCCCAGCCGCCAGGAGCTGCTGCGTCGACTCAACCTGACCAGCGGCGGCACCCACGAGCTGGTGCACATGCGCGAGGACCTGCTCGAGCTGCTGCGCGAGTCGCCGGAACTGCGGGCGCTGGATGCCGACTTCGCGCACCTCTTCGGCTCCTGGTTCAACCGCGGCTTCCTGGTGCTCAAGCGCATGGACTGGAACACCCCCGCGGCGATCCTCGAGAAGCTCATCCGCTACGAGGCGGTGCACGAGATCCACGACTGGAACGACCTGCGCCGTCGCCTGGACGACCGGGACCGCCGCTGCTTCGCCTTCTTCCACCCGGCCATCGGCGACGAGCCACTGATCTTCGTGGAGGTGGCGCTGCACAAGGGGCTGCCGGATCAGATCCAGGCGATCCTCGACCCCGCCACCTACGACATCGAGGACCCGGAGGCCGCGGATACCGCCGCCTTCTTCGGCATCAGCAACTGCCAGACCGGCCTGCGCGGCATCTCCTTCGGCAACTTCCTGATCAAGCAGGTCGTCCAGGAGCTTAAGCAGGAGCTGCCGGACCTGAAGCACTTCGTGACGCTGTCGCCGGTGCCCGGCTTCCGCGCCTGGCTGGAGGCCACCCACCTCAAGGCCGACGGCGACAAGCCGAGCCGCCTGGACGCCGAGTCACGGGCCCTGCTCGAGGAACTCGACGACCCGGAGTGGCCGAAGGACAAGGAGCGCTCGGAACGCCTTCGCGACCTGATCCGGCCGCTCGCCGCGCGCTACCTGCTCGAGGAGAAGAACGCCAAGGGTCTGCCGCTCAACCCGGTGGCCCGCTTCCACCTCGGCAACGGCGCCGAGCTGCACCGCCTCAACTGGCTGGGCGACGTCTCGCCCAAGGGCATGCAGCAGTCCGCCGGCCTGATGGTCAACTACCTCTACGTCCTCGACGACATCGAACGCAACCACGAGCAATACACCACCAGCGGCACGATTGCCCACTCCTCGGCCGTGCGTGACCTGAACCGCCGTGCCCGCAAGCTGCTCAAGGGAGAACCCGCCAAATGA
- a CDS encoding GntR family transcriptional regulator yields MKRSNAQRLRDSLEDDIINGRRTPGERLDSEALCREFDVSRTPVREAIQQLVASGLVTVVPKKGTFVSRVGLDQLIEMFEVMAELEGMCGRLAARRISEQELTDLRAAMERCEAAARAGDTDEYYYENESFHHAIYLASHNGFLADEARQLKQRLKPYRRLQLQVRKRMDRSLAEHHEILDAIEGGDADAAERLMREHVLIQGERFSDFVSSVRRFEACQPEVD; encoded by the coding sequence ATCAAGCGATCCAACGCCCAGCGACTCCGAGACTCGCTGGAAGACGACATCATCAACGGGCGACGCACGCCTGGCGAGCGACTCGACTCCGAGGCCCTGTGCCGGGAATTCGATGTGTCCCGCACGCCGGTGCGGGAGGCCATCCAGCAACTGGTGGCCAGTGGTCTCGTGACGGTGGTGCCCAAGAAGGGCACCTTCGTGTCCCGGGTGGGCCTGGACCAGCTGATCGAGATGTTCGAGGTGATGGCAGAGCTGGAGGGCATGTGCGGGCGCCTGGCCGCGCGGCGCATCTCCGAGCAGGAGCTCACCGACCTGCGCGCGGCGATGGAGCGCTGCGAGGCGGCGGCCAGGGCCGGCGACACCGACGAGTACTACTACGAGAACGAGAGCTTCCATCACGCCATCTACTTGGCCAGCCACAACGGCTTCCTGGCCGACGAGGCTCGCCAGCTCAAGCAGCGCCTGAAGCCCTATCGCCGCCTGCAGCTGCAGGTCCGCAAGCGCATGGATCGCTCCCTGGCCGAGCACCACGAGATCCTCGACGCCATCGAGGGCGGTGACGCCGACGCGGCGGAGCGGCTCATGCGCGAGCACGTGCTTATCCAGGGTGAACGCTTCAGCGACTTCGTCTCCAGCGTGCGGCGCTTCGAGGCCTGCCAGCCCGAGGTCGACTGA
- a CDS encoding TRAP transporter small permease subunit, with product MMDTQRHTIAPRRGVIGLYIRLMDGISCATAVFAGALLLGGVLVVCHMIFMRYVLGESTIWQTEFAVFSITGAMLLGAPYVLLTGGHVAVTVLPDALGGLARRIMNLVASLVGLAFCVALAYAAWLYVLEALHGGWTTGTVWNPPLWPALLPMAVGISLLSLQYVAEILRGET from the coding sequence ATGATGGACACACAACGCCACACGATCGCGCCCAGGCGTGGCGTGATCGGCCTCTACATACGCCTGATGGACGGCATCTCGTGCGCCACCGCCGTCTTCGCCGGCGCCCTGCTGCTGGGGGGCGTGCTGGTCGTCTGCCACATGATCTTCATGCGCTACGTGCTCGGCGAGAGCACCATCTGGCAGACCGAGTTCGCCGTCTTCTCCATCACCGGCGCCATGCTGCTCGGCGCCCCCTACGTACTGCTGACCGGCGGCCACGTGGCCGTGACGGTGCTGCCCGACGCCCTGGGCGGCCTGGCCCGGCGGATAATGAACCTCGTCGCCTCGCTGGTGGGCCTGGCGTTCTGCGTGGCCCTGGCCTACGCCGCCTGGCTCTATGTGCTGGAGGCCCTGCACGGGGGCTGGACCACCGGCACGGTGTGGAACCCGCCCCTCTGGCCGGCCTTGCTGCCCATGGCCGTGGGCATCAGCCTGCTGTCCCTGCAGTACGTTGCAGAAATCCTACGCGGAGAGACCTGA
- a CDS encoding malonate--CoA ligase, whose protein sequence is MNQNLFDTFARRMRERGDADFITTRQGKGYRHAEALAATERLAGALTALGVTPGDRVAVQVDKSPETILLYLATLRVGGVYLPLNTGYTGDEIHYFLADAEPALFVCRPEDVDKARSIAADTGCPQVATLGVQADGSLMEEAERATPRDDIVERDANDLAAILYTSGTTGRSKGAMLTHRNLGSNAATLVEAWQFSEQDRLIHALPIFHTHGLFVACNVTLMAGSSMLFLPKFDADVIFEEMPRGTVLMGVPTFYTRLVQDPRLTPDVTANMRLFVSGSAPLTAETHQEFEAKTGHAILERYGMTETNMNLSNPYDGERRAGTVGMPLPGVEYRITDRETGEPVPEGEIGMLQIRGPNVFVGYWRMPEKTREELLEDGFFITGDLAMVDERGYVHIVGRDKDLVISGGYNVYPKEVEQVIDELEGVHESAVIGLQHPDFGEGVTAVVVPEPGATLSEQQVLDFLQGQLAKFKQPKRVFFADSLPRNTMGKVQKNQLRDKYQDTYR, encoded by the coding sequence ATGAACCAGAACCTCTTCGACACCTTCGCCCGACGCATGCGCGAGCGCGGCGATGCCGACTTCATCACCACCCGCCAGGGCAAGGGCTACCGCCATGCCGAGGCCCTCGCCGCCACCGAGCGCCTGGCCGGCGCACTGACGGCGCTGGGCGTGACGCCGGGCGACCGGGTCGCCGTGCAGGTCGACAAGAGCCCCGAGACGATCCTGCTCTACCTGGCCACCCTGCGAGTCGGCGGGGTCTACCTGCCGCTCAACACCGGCTACACGGGCGACGAGATCCACTACTTCCTCGCCGATGCCGAGCCTGCGCTGTTCGTCTGCCGCCCGGAGGATGTCGACAAGGCCCGCAGCATCGCCGCCGACACCGGCTGCCCGCAGGTCGCGACCCTCGGCGTCCAGGCCGACGGCAGCCTGATGGAGGAGGCCGAGCGCGCCACCCCGCGTGACGACATCGTCGAGCGCGACGCCAACGACCTGGCGGCGATCCTCTACACCTCGGGCACCACCGGACGCTCCAAGGGCGCCATGCTCACCCACCGCAACCTGGGCTCCAACGCCGCCACCCTGGTCGAGGCCTGGCAGTTCAGCGAGCAGGACCGGCTGATCCATGCCCTGCCGATCTTCCACACCCACGGGCTCTTCGTGGCCTGCAACGTCACCCTGATGGCCGGCTCCAGCATGCTGTTCCTGCCGAAGTTCGATGCCGACGTGATCTTCGAGGAGATGCCCCGCGGCACGGTGCTGATGGGCGTGCCGACCTTCTACACCCGTCTCGTCCAGGACCCGCGCCTGACCCCGGACGTGACCGCCAACATGCGCCTGTTCGTCTCCGGCTCGGCCCCGCTGACCGCCGAGACCCACCAGGAGTTCGAGGCGAAGACCGGCCATGCCATCCTCGAGCGCTACGGCATGACCGAGACCAACATGAACCTCTCCAACCCCTACGACGGCGAGCGCCGCGCCGGCACCGTGGGCATGCCGCTGCCCGGCGTGGAATATCGCATCACCGACCGCGAGACCGGCGAGCCGGTGCCCGAGGGCGAGATCGGCATGCTGCAGATCCGCGGCCCCAACGTCTTCGTCGGCTACTGGCGCATGCCCGAGAAGACCCGCGAGGAGCTGCTCGAGGATGGCTTCTTCATCACCGGCGACCTGGCGATGGTCGACGAGCGCGGCTACGTGCATATCGTCGGCCGCGACAAGGACCTGGTGATCTCGGGGGGCTACAACGTCTATCCCAAGGAGGTCGAGCAGGTCATCGACGAGCTCGAGGGCGTCCACGAGTCCGCGGTGATCGGCCTGCAGCATCCGGACTTCGGCGAGGGCGTCACCGCCGTGGTGGTTCCGGAGCCGGGGGCGACGCTCAGCGAGCAGCAGGTGCTCGACTTCCTGCAGGGGCAGCTCGCGAAGTTCAAGCAGCCCAAGCGGGTCTTCTTCGCCGACAGCCTGCCGCGCAACACCATGGGCAAGGTGCAGAAGAACCAGCTGCGCGACAAGTACCAGGACACCTACCGCTGA